The Lactuca sativa cultivar Salinas chromosome 2, Lsat_Salinas_v11, whole genome shotgun sequence genome includes a window with the following:
- the LOC111898741 gene encoding ABC transporter G family member 15, with translation MEIEPASSSGGYHRRGNVVNTDETTDHDSDDGGVTMAPSRSMKERATYLVWRDLTVVLPNFGHGHTKRLLNGISGFAEPGRIMAIMGPSGSGKSTLLDSLADRLSKNVVRTGDILLNGEKRKLSYGTVAYVTQEDVLMGTLTVRETITYSAYLRLPTTLSNEEVNDIIEGTIMEMGLEDCSDRLIGNWHLRGLSGGEKKRLSIALEILVRPRLLFLDEPTSGLDSASAFFVVQALKSVARDGRTVVSSIHQPSSEVFALFDDLFLLSGGEMVYFGEAKDAIKFFAETGFPCPTKRNPSDHFLRCINSDFDVVTATLKGSQRNYEEPKGLDTYMKFTTSEIKATLVDKYKWSKYAKKAQSKMKQTSTLHGPQTSTITKSQAGWWKQLTTLTRRSFTNMSRDIGYYWLRVIIYSIVSICVGTIFFDVGTGYTAILARGACGGFITGFMVFMSIGSFPSFIEDMKIFTRERLNGYYGVSVFILANLFSSLPFMLAISLVTGTITWNMVKFRNGFSRYAYYCLNLFASIAVVESCMMVVASLVPNFLMGIVTGAGVIGVMMMTSGFFRQLPDLPKIFWRYPISYINYGSWSLQGAYKNDMIGLVFDGLSPGDPKMTGEDVIRKMYRLPLDHSKWWDLLAIFAILVAYRILFFIVLKLKESASPFFQSMYTKRTLDRLNKRASFKRFSSSRRNHNLRSLSSQEGLSSPLP, from the exons ATGGAAATAGAACCCGCCAGTAGCAGCGGTGGCTACCATCGCCGTGGCAATGTCGTCAATACTGACGAAACCACCGATCATGACAGTGACGACGGCGGAGTAACTATGGCTCCGAGCAGGAGTATGAAGGAAAGAGCAACGTATTTGGTGTGGCGAGATCTAACGGTGGTGCTACCTAACTTCGGCCATGGACACACCAAGAGATTGCTTAATGGAATCTCCGGATTTGCAGAACCAGGTCGAATCATGGCCATTATGGGCCCATCTGGCTCCGGGAAATCCACTCTTCTCGATTCCCTAGCAG ATCGATTATCGAAGAACGTGGTGAGGACCGGCGACATTCTTCTCAACGGCGAGAAGAGAAAACTAAGCTACGGCACTGTC GCTTATGTCACACAAGAAGACGTACTAATGGGAACGCTCACAGTTCGAGAAACAATCACATACTCAGCCTATTTGCGTCTTCCAACGACATTATCAAACGAAGAAGTGAACGATATCATAGAAGGAACAATAATGGAGATGGGTTTAGAGGATTGCAGCGACAGACTCATCGGAAACTGGCATTTGAGAGGATTAAGCGGCGGAGAAAAGAAACGATTAAGTATTGCTCTTGAAATCCTTGTTCGACCTCGACTGTTGTTTCTGGATGAACCTACTAGTGGTCTGGATAGTGCATCGGCGTTTTTTGTGGTTCAAGCTCTTAAGAGTGTAGCTCGTGATGGAAGAACTGTGGTGTCTTCGATTCATCAACCGAGTAGTGAAGTTTTTGCATTGTTTGATGATCTGTTTTTGTTGTCTGGAGGTGAAATGGTGTATTTTGGAGAAGCGAAAGATGCGATTAAGTTTTTTGCAGAGACTGGGTTTCCATGTCCGACGAAGAGGAATCCCTCCGATCATTTTTTGCGGTGTATCAATTCGGATTTTGACGTCGTGACAGCGACCTTGAAAGGATCACAAAGAAATTAC GAAGAACCGAAAGGATTAGACACATACATGAAGTTCACAACCTCCGAGATAAAAGCCACACTAGTCGATAAATACAAATGGTCAAAATATGCCAAGAAAGCTCAATCAAAGATGAAACAAACATCCACATTA CATGGACCACAAACAAGCACGATTACAAAAAGCCAAGCGGGATGGTGGAAGCAACTCACAACATTGACTAGACGCTCGTTTACAAACATGTCACGAGATATTGGATATTATTGGCTACGAGTAATTATTTACTCAATTGTATCAATATGTGTTGGTACAATCTTTTTTGATGTTGGTACGGGTTACACTGCGATCTTAGCACGAGGTGCATGCGGCGGTTTTATAACCGGATTCATGGTTTTTATGTCGATTGGAAGCTTCCCGTCTTTCATCGAAGATATGAAG ATTTTCACACGAGAACGACTCAACGGTTACTACGGGGTATCCGTATTCATACTCGCAAACTTGTTTTCATCTTTACCATTCATGCTCGCGATTTCATTAGTCACCgggacaatcacatggaacatggtcAAATTCCGCAACGGCTTCTCCCGATACGCTTACTATTGCCTCAATCTCTTCGCCTCAATTGCAGTTGTCGAAAGCTGCATGATGGTTGTTGCATCACTCGTTCCCAATTTCCTTATGGGAATAGTAACCGGAGCCGGAGTCATT GGTGTCATGATGATGACTTCCGGTTTCTTTCGCCAACTACCCGATCTTCCAAAAATCTTTTGGCGCTATCCCATTTCATATATAAACTATGGATCATGGTCCCTTCAG GGAGCATACAAAAACGACATGATAGGGTTGGTGTTTGATGGGTTATCACCAGGGGACCCAAAAATGACAGGAGAAGATGTGATTAGGAAAATGTATCGATTACCATTAGATCACTCAAAATGGTGGGATTTGTTGGCGATATTTGCAATTCTGGTTGCTTATCGCATCCTATTCTTCATCGTTTTGAAATTGAAGGAGAGTGCGTCGCCGTTTTTCCAATCGATGTATACAAAAAGAACACTTGATCGTTTAAACAAGAGAGCATCGTTTAAGCGATTCTCGTCTTCTAGGCGAAACCATAATCTTCGATCGTTGTCTTCACAAGAGGGCCTTAGTTCTCCGCTTCCTTAG